In Bradyrhizobium manausense, the sequence CCACGACGTTCAACATCGCACTGGTTCAGGGGCTTCTGGCGCTCGGACAGGTCGAGCAGAGTGCGCAACTGATCGACGAGGCGATCGATCTCGTCGATCAGGGCGGCGACCGTGTGTATGTGCCCGAGTTGCTGCGGATGAAGAGCAAGGTCCTGCTCTCGCAGCCGCAGCCGGACATCGCGCAAGCAGAGACGTTCCTCCTGCAATCGCTGGAGCTGAGCCGCCGCACCGGCGCGAAGGCCTGGGAGCTGCGTGCAGCGATCGATCTGGCAACGCTTCTTGTTGACCGGCAGCGCGGCAAGGAAGCAATGCCATTGCTCCAATCAGCGCTCCAAAGCTTCGTCGAGGATTCCGACACGGCGGATATCCGCGCCGCCAACGCACTCATGAAGAAGCTGTAACGCGACTATCCCGTAGGCGTGCCCTGCCTCCACTGGCCACCGGCAATCTTGGCGGCGGCGATCACGGCCTGCGTCCGGCTCTCGACGCCGAGCTTTTGGAGGATGGCCGAAACATGCGCCTTGATGGTCGCCTCGGAAACACCGAGCTCGTAAGCGATCTGCTTGTTCAGCAGTCCTTCCGACAGCATCATCAGCACCCGCACCTGCTGCGGCGTCAGCGTTACCAGGCGGTCGCGCAGGCGTGTCATGTCGGGATCGGCGGCGGCCGACAGGTCGGTGTCGGCGGGAACCCAGACGTCACCCTCCATGACCTTGAGGATGGCGTCGCGCAGCGTCTCGACGCCGAATCGCTTCGGGATGAAGCCTGAGGCGCCGAAATCGAGCGAACGGCGGATCGTGGCGCTGTCGTCGGAGGCCGACACGATCACGACCGGGATCGCCGGGTATTGCGCGCGCAGATAGATCAGGCCGGAAAAGCCGGAGATACCGGGCATCGAAAGGTCGAGCAGGACCAGATCGACGTCGGAGGTCTGCTCCAGCAATTTCGTTAGATCCTCGAAGGATCCGGCCTCGCCGATCTTCGCTGAAGGCAGGACGCCGGCCACAGCCTGCCGCAACGCATCGCGGAACAGCGGGTGATCATCGGCAATGACAAGATGGGTGGAGGGAGCGTTCATCGATCTCTTGCTGTCGTTTCCCGGGCCAGTAAGCCGGAAGGGGTGCTCCGGTCAATTCTTCCTCGGCCGGCCGTGGCATGCAAGCACACATTATCCCTTTGCGGGGATGGAGTTAATCCCAAGGTTTGGTCGCAGGCTTCAGCGGCGTCAGTTGCGCGTCAGCGCACAAGGCCAAAAGTCGTATTGGGGCCAGTTTCACGCGGATGTTACCTTGACGACAAGACCCTAGGCTGATCCGGCATGCCCGTTCAGCCGGGACGCGGGGAAACGAGATTCGGGGAGTCCAACTATGACAATGGCAGCGGCTGCCGGCGGCGTCGGGGCGCGGGCAATGACGGGTGAAGAGAAGAAGGTCATCTTCGCTTCTTCACTCGGTACCGTGTTCGAATGGTACGATTTCTATCTCTACGGATGGACCGCAGCCCAGATCGGCAAGGCGTTCTATTCGGCGTTCGACGCCAACACGCAGTTCATCTTCGCGCTGCTGACCTTTTCGGCGGGCTTCCTGGTTCGCCCCCTCGGCGCGCTGGTGTTCGGCCGGGTCGGCGATCTCGTCGGCCGCAAATACACCTTCCTCGTCACCATCTCGATCATGGGCCTGTCGACCTTCCTGGTCGGCTTGACGCCGGGCTACCAGACGATCGGCTGGCTGGCTCCGACCATCCTGATCGGCCTGCGCCTTCTGCAAGGCCTCGCTCTGGGCGGCGAGTATGGCGGCGCGGCCACTTATGTCGCCGAGCATGCGCCGCAGGGTCGCCGCGGCTTCTACACCTCCTGGATTCAGACCACCGCGACCATCGGCCTGTTCCTGTCGCTGCTCGTTGTCTACATCGTCCGCAACAGCATGAGCGCCGATGCATTCGGCGATTCGAGCCTCTCGGGCGGCTGGCGTATCCCCTATCTGCTCTCGATCCTGTTGCTCGGCATCTCGATCTGGATCCGCATGCAACTCTCGGAGTCGCCGCTGTTCCAGAAAATGAAGGAGGAAGGCAAGGCCTCCAAGGCGCCGCTGTCGGAAGCCTTCGGCAATTGGCAGAACGGAAAGATCGCGCTGATCGCCCTGCTCGGCCTCACTGCCGGCCAGGCCGTCATCTGGTACGGCGGGCAGTTCTACGCCCGCGTGTTTCTCGTCAACACGCTCAAGGTCCCGGCGAACTCGGCTGACATCGCGCTCATCATCGCACTCGCGATCGCGACCGTCGGCTTCCTGTTCTTCGGCTGGCTCTCGGACAAGATCGGTCGCAAGCCGATCATCCTGGCCGGCTGCTTGCTCGGCGCGCTGACCTATCATTTCGCCTTCAGCCTGCTGACATCAGCCGCGAACCCCGCGCTCGAGAAAGCGCTGGCAAGCGCGCCCGTCTCGGTGGTCGCCGATCCGAAGGACTGTAACGTGCTGTTCGACCCGGTCGGCGGCAGGGTGTTCACCAGTTCCTGCGACGTCGCCCGCAACGCGCTGATCGCCTCGTCGGTGAACTTCAAGCTTGAGCCCGGCGCGCCGGGCAGCCTCGCCAAGGTCGTCGTCGGCACCAAGTCGTTCGACTCCGTGAACGGCACGGGCGCCGATCCGAAGGCCTTCGCAACGGCTCGCGCCGCGTTCACGACCGCGGTGACCGCTGCAGTCGGCGAAGCCGGCTATCCGGTCAAGGGCGCAGATCCGGCCGCGATCAACATGCCGCTGCTGATCGTCGTCCTGACCTACCTCGCGATCCTCGTGACCATGGTCTACGGCCCGATCGCGGCCGCCCTCGTCGAGCTGTTCCCGACGCGGATCCGCTACACCTCCATGTCGCTGCCCTATCATATCGGCAACGGCTGGTTCGGCGGCCTGCTGCCGCCGATCGCGGTCGCGCTGGTCGCCGCCACGGGCAATATCTACGCAGGTCTCTGGTATCCGATTGCGATCGCGTCGATGACCTTCGTCATCGGCCTGATCTTCGTCCCCGAGACAAAGGACGTCGACATCACCAAGATGTAAGTCGCATCGCAGAACGCTGAAAAAAAGCCGGCCGCGGAGCGATCCGTGGCCGGCTTGTTTTTTCCGGCGGCGCTATCTGGTGCTGCCGATGAATTGCAGCACGACTTCGCGCCGGTGCGGACGGCTGCGGTGCTCGATCAGATAGATCCCCTGCCATGTGCCGAGCGCGAGCTTGCCATTCAGCACCGGCACGTGCAGCGACGTCTGCGTCAGCATCGTCTTGACGTGCGCGGGCATGTCGTCGGGCCCTTCGGTATCGTGCGTCCACGGCACAGTTTCCGGTGCGAGCCGTGACAGCGCGGTGGTGAGATCGACAAGCACGGAAGGGTCGGCGTTTTCCTGGATCGTCAGTGACGCCGACGTGTGACGAATGAAGAGGGTCAACGCACCCTCGCTTGCGCGGGCCTCGCTGATGAATTTGGCGATCTCGCCGGTGAGATCGGTGAAGCCGCGTCCGGGAGTCTGCACGGTGAGCTGCGACGATACGATCGTGGTGGCCTGCACCGACGATGGCGCCGAGCGTGCGATGGATCTGGCTGACGTCATGAAAGGTCTCTCGTAGAGTCGTCCTGCTTTCGCCAGACGACAATTCAAATCTTCCCCGACACGTCCTTCTGCACGCGATTGGCCATGTCGATCAGCCGGCGCCAGGCCTTTTCCAGGAACGACATCATACGGTCCATGTCCTGGTCGCTCGGCAACGGAATCTCGAGCTTGCGATCGCCCTCCGCGACCTTTGGTTCTCGTGCTTGCGGCTCGACCTTCTTCAGCGGGTCGGATTTCGGCAGCGCCTCGTCGATCTTGCCCGATACGGTCGGACCGGCGGCGAGCTGTCCCTTGAGCTTCTCGACCTCGGCCTGGAGGCGGCCGATCTCGGCATCGAGCGCCGCGCGCTCGTCGGGCACGGTGTAGCAGGCCCAACCGGCGTCGTTCTTGGTGCAGGTCGAGACCGTGCCGGTGCGGGTGTCGAGCCGCAGCACGCCCTCGGGGATCGGCGTCATGCTGTAGCGGCCGTTTCCGTCGGGCGCCGATTGCGCCGCAACCAGGCTGCCGCTGACAGCCGTCACAACGACGATCCCTGCCGCAAGCCATGATGTTGTGGATGATTTCGCAGGTCTCATCGCGCTCTCCGCCACGCCGCGCAGGTGGCACGTCCCCGGATTGTACACCCCGACGGGCGACGGCGCATCGCCGGGTGCGCGCGAATCCGCCATCAAAAACCGCATCGGTGAAATCAACATTGGCCGCCACCCTTTGATCCGGCAGGCGCTGCGAAATGTCGGCCATACCGGCGGATCGCACGGAGACCTGCTGCGGTGCGGCGTCACGCTGTGTGCAGCGCTGACGTGAAAGGTAATATCATCAACAAAATCAAATATATAACTGATCACGACGTGATCGTGACTTGGCTTGACTTGATTATGTGCGGTCAGTATGGTCCGCGCGGCTTTTGAGGGTGGCGGGCGTAGTTTCCATTCAACCGCAGCGTTTCGGGTCTTCGTGGCATGGCTCAGGACACGGGACACGGCGGGAATGGAGATCGCGATAGATCGCCCGAGGAAGCTGCGCTTTCCGAACGGCTCGGAAGTCTTGATCAGCGGTTGTCCGAATTTCGCGGCCGCCACGTCAAGACCGAGCAACCCGCAGGTGACGGTGGAGACGGAGCGGCCAGAGCCTCGGCGATGGCGCTTGGTTT encodes:
- a CDS encoding response regulator gives rise to the protein MNAPSTHLVIADDHPLFRDALRQAVAGVLPSAKIGEAGSFEDLTKLLEQTSDVDLVLLDLSMPGISGFSGLIYLRAQYPAIPVVIVSASDDSATIRRSLDFGASGFIPKRFGVETLRDAILKVMEGDVWVPADTDLSAAADPDMTRLRDRLVTLTPQQVRVLMMLSEGLLNKQIAYELGVSEATIKAHVSAILQKLGVESRTQAVIAAAKIAGGQWRQGTPTG
- a CDS encoding MFS transporter; translation: MTMAAAAGGVGARAMTGEEKKVIFASSLGTVFEWYDFYLYGWTAAQIGKAFYSAFDANTQFIFALLTFSAGFLVRPLGALVFGRVGDLVGRKYTFLVTISIMGLSTFLVGLTPGYQTIGWLAPTILIGLRLLQGLALGGEYGGAATYVAEHAPQGRRGFYTSWIQTTATIGLFLSLLVVYIVRNSMSADAFGDSSLSGGWRIPYLLSILLLGISIWIRMQLSESPLFQKMKEEGKASKAPLSEAFGNWQNGKIALIALLGLTAGQAVIWYGGQFYARVFLVNTLKVPANSADIALIIALAIATVGFLFFGWLSDKIGRKPIILAGCLLGALTYHFAFSLLTSAANPALEKALASAPVSVVADPKDCNVLFDPVGGRVFTSSCDVARNALIASSVNFKLEPGAPGSLAKVVVGTKSFDSVNGTGADPKAFATARAAFTTAVTAAVGEAGYPVKGADPAAINMPLLIVVLTYLAILVTMVYGPIAAALVELFPTRIRYTSMSLPYHIGNGWFGGLLPPIAVALVAATGNIYAGLWYPIAIASMTFVIGLIFVPETKDVDITKM
- a CDS encoding secondary thiamine-phosphate synthase enzyme YjbQ translates to MTSARSIARSAPSSVQATTIVSSQLTVQTPGRGFTDLTGEIAKFISEARASEGALTLFIRHTSASLTIQENADPSVLVDLTTALSRLAPETVPWTHDTEGPDDMPAHVKTMLTQTSLHVPVLNGKLALGTWQGIYLIEHRSRPHRREVVLQFIGSTR
- a CDS encoding AtpZ/AtpI family protein, producing MAQDTGHGGNGDRDRSPEEAALSERLGSLDQRLSEFRGRHVKTEQPAGDGGDGAARASAMALGFRLSSELIAGVVVGAGIGWGFDRLLSTSPFGFIVFTLLGFVAGVVNVVRTAGAGQNSRGGS